In Streptomyces venezuelae, the sequence AAGGTGCTGAAGGGGCAGGGGCCCGGCGCCTGGCCCCACTGCGGCAAGCAGGCCGGACTCTCGCGCAGTGGCCCCGCGCCCGCCGTCACCCCGCAGACCCAGGGACGGTCCCCGGCGGCCCCCGTGGTGCCCGTGGCGCGGACGGCCCCGGAGCAGGGTGGCGGACCGGTCCCGACGGGAACCTCCGTCCTGCCGAACCCGTACGTCGTCGCGCCCGGCGACTCGCTCTCCGCCATCGCCACCGACCAGCACGTCGAGGGCGGCTGGCAGGCGCTGTACGAGACGAACCGGACCACCATCGGCGGCAACCCGAACCTGATCTTCCCGGGCCAGCGGCTCACCCTGCGGGTCACCACGGCGCCGGCCCTGCCGCCACCGCCCCGGCAGGACCCCGAGAAGCCGCCGCGGACCGCCGACCCGGTGACCCCCGTGGAGCCGGCCGCCGAGAAGCCGGCCGAAAAGCCCGCCGAGAAGCCCGCCGAGAAGCCCGCGCCCCCCAAGCCGGTGGAGAAGCCCGCGCAGAAGCCGGCCGAAAAGCCCGCGCCGGAGCCCGCCTCAGCGCAGCAGAAGCCGGCTGCGGGCGGATTCTCCGCCCCCGTCGACGCGGCCCTCGGCACCGCGTACCGCGTCTCGGGATCCTCCTGGTCCAGCGGCTACCACACGGGCGTCGACTTCCCGGTGGCGACCGGCACCACCGTCAAGTCGGTGGGACCCGGTGAGGTCGTCTCCGCCGGCTGGGCCGGGGCCTACGGCTACCAGGTCGTCATCCGGCACACCGACGGCCGGTACTCCCAGTACGCCCACCTCTCCGCCCTCGGCGTCAAGGCCGGTCAGCAGGTCTCCGGAGGCCAGCGCATCGGCCGCTCCGGCTCGACCGGCAACACCACCGGCCCGCACCTGCACTTCGAGATGCGCACGGGACCGGGCTACGGCTCCGACATCGACCCGCTCAAGTACCTCCGCGGCCACGGGGTCCGCATCTGACCCGCGCACGTGCGAGGGCACGACGGTGAGCAGGATCAGGCCGGCCGCCGCGAGCGCGGCGCTGGCCACCGCCGCCGTCGCGCCCGCGGCCCCGTACCGGAAACCCTCGCCGAAGAGCGTGATGCCGACCGTCGCCGCCACCACCGGGTTGACCACCGTCACCGTGGCCAGCGGTGCGGTCAGTCCGGCACCCCGGTAGGCCGCCTGCGACAGCAGCAGCCCGACGGCCGCCAGCACCGCGATCGCGGCGAGGCCGGGCCACAGTCCGGGCAGCGCGTCCGGCCCGAAGTCCTCGGCCACCGACTTGGTGAACACCGATGCCATGCCGAAGGCCGTACCGGCGGCCGCGGCCAGCAGCACACTGTGCAGCACCGCCCGGTGCATCCGGTGCGCGGCCAGGAACAGCGCCAGCACCAGCGCCCCGGTCACGACCAGCAGCACCCGCCCCTCGTCCTGCGCCAGCGACTGCTCCGCCCGTCCCTCCCCGCCGGTCAGCGCGAGCAGCCCGGCCAGGCCGGCCGTGGCCAGCACCGCCCCCCGCCAGGCGGCCGCGCCGGCCCGCCGCCGTACGAGGACGGCGGCCATCGGCAGCGCGAAGACGATGGTCAGCGCGCCCAGCGGCTGGACCAGGCTCAGCGGCCCGTACGCGAGGGCCACCACGTGCAGCAGCGCACCGAGGCCGTTCAGCCCGACCGCCACCCACCAGACACCGCGGCGCAACGGGGCGTACCGGCGCTCCGGCGTGGTTGCCGCGACCCGTTCCTGGACGATCGCGCCGCCCGCGTACGCCACAGCGGACACGAGGCAGAGCAGGACCGACAGCGCCAGTGCACTCATAAGCTCCACAATGCCCCACCCACCTGCCCTATTCCTCCGTCCACAGGCGGTGATCAGTCATACTCCCGACGTAGTACGGGAGTACGCAGCGTGGCCCCTCCGGCAGCGGAAAGCGACCCCGGCAATCCCCCCGGCAATCCCCCCGGCCGTCCCCCGGCGCCACCGGTACCGCCGCGCATCGTGACGCCCCGCTCGCGGTGGGTGAGAGCGACGGAAGCGGGTTTGGCTCCGGGCGTGTGCGATCCGTACAGTTGCCCTTTTGAGGATTCCGCAGCAGGCGGATGCGGACGAGTGATCAAGGAACGGCAGCGGCCATGACGGTGACCGAAGACAGCCAGGACCACGGGCACGCCTACGGGCCCGGCATCGACCCCGACCGGCTGGCCCTCTGCCTCAGCGTGCTCGACGAGCTGGACAAGCTCGACGTCGACCACCCCGACGCGATCACCGTACGCCGTGCCACCGCGGGTCTCTACCGGACGGTCAAGCAGCGCCGCCGCCAGGAGCGCCGCGCCGCCAAGACCGCCAACGACAAGGCCGTCACCGAGGCCACCGCCACCGGCTCCGCCGAGCGCATCGACGACGAGACCGAGGGCATCCTGCCCTCCTCGGTCACGGAGGCCGGCCGGATCGCCGGCATACTCCAGCGCCCGCGCTCCTGCTACGTCTGCAAGACGCGGTACGTCGAGGTCGACTACTTCTACCACCAGCTCTGCCCGGCGTGCGCCGTGGAGAACCGGACCCGCCGCGAGGCCCGCGCCGACCTGACCGGCAAGCGCGCGCTGCTCACGGGCGGCCGCGCCAAGATCGGCATGTACATCGCGCTGCGGCTGCTGCGGGACGGCGCCCACACCACGATCACCACGCGCTTCCCCAAGGACGCCATCCGCCGCTTCAAGGCGATGGAGGACTCCGCGGACTGGATGCACCGCCTGGAGGTCGTCGGCATCGACCTGCGCGACCCGGCCCAGTCCGTCGCCCTCGCCGACCAGGTGTCCGCGGCCGGCCCGCTCGACATCCTGATCAACAACGCGACGCAGACCGTACGCCGCCTGCCCACCGCCTACGCGGCGCTGGTCGAGGGGGAGTCCGCCCCGCTGCCCGCCGGCGAGCTCCCCGCCCACCACGTCATCGGCGCCTTCAACTCCGGCGCGGTCGACGGACTGGCGGCGCTGCCCGTCGGCGTGAGCGGACTGGAGGCGCAGAAGGTCGCCGACCTCGCGCTGGTCGCGGGCAACGCCAGCCTGGAACGGCACCTCGCCGGCACGGCCATCGACGCGGGCGGCCTGCTGCCCGACGTCGTCGAGAGCAACACCTGGGTGCAGACCATCGACCAGATCTCCCCGGTGGAGCTGCTCGAAACCCAGCTCTGCAACTACACGTCGCCGTTCATCCTGATCAGCGCGCTGCGGCCGGCCATGGCCGAGGCGGCCCGCAAGGCCGCCAACGGGCGGGCGTACGTCGTCAACGTCTCGGCGATGGAGGGCGTCTTCAGCCGCGGCTACAAGGGCGCGGGGCACCCGAACACCAATGCCGCCAAGGCCGCGATGAACATGGTGACGCGGACCAGCGGCCAGGAGATGTTCCAGACCGACCGCATCCTGATGACCTCGGTCGACACCGGCTGGATCACCGACGAGCGCCCCCACTTCGACAAGCTGCGCCTGGCCGAGGAGGGCTTCCACGCCCCGCTCGACCTGGTCGACGGCGCGGCCCGGGTCTACGACCCGATCGTGCGCGGCGAGGCCGGCGAGGACCTGTTCGGCGTCTTCCTCAAGGACTACGCCCCGGCGAACTGGTAACCCCGGAGCCTCCTCCCCGCCCTACCGGGCCCCGCTCGACCCCCTCGACCCCCTCGGCGCACCGAGGGGGTCGAGGGCGTTCCCGGGGGGCCCGGCCCGCCAGGTCCCGGCCGCGACCAGCTCCAGCAGCGGCTGCCAGTCCTCCAGCACGCCCGCGTCCAGGTCGGCCGCGGCGGCGGAGTCCCGGGCCTGGCACAGGCTGGCCGCCGCCTCGGCGTCGCCCCCGTCGTGGTGTCCGGCGGCCGCGCCGACGGGGTGGTGCGGCGACTGCAGCCGTACCAGCCGGGCCACGCGCTCGCCCAGGAGCAGGCGGACCGACTCTGCGGCAACGCCCACGGTAACCACCCCGTCACTCAGACGGAGCAAAGGTCCGAGCCGGTGCACCAAGCCTGCGATCTGCAGTTCCTTGTCGAAGGGGTGCGAGCGGCGGAGCAGCGCCGCGGTCCGCAGACCCCGGTCGTCGGGGTCGGCGCGCAACACCTCCATCAGCTCCAGCACGCTTGTGATGTAAGGGACTTGAGCCTCGGGCACTTCGGACCTCGCCACCGCCGACCCCCTCCGTCACACCCCGCGCGTCCGGGATCGAGCACACCATCCGCCGCGTACCCGCAGAGCCACGACTTGCTGAACTAGGAGCGAAAGTAAGAGGGCGCAGCGGATTTTGCCTTCCTATCGAGCGGAGGTCCGCTCATATGTGTACTCTGGGGCATCAAGACGGCCCCCATCCGGGCCGCGCTCCACTAAGGCGCCACCGCGTCCGGAAACCCTTTCACCCCTTGCCCGGTGCGCGGTCCGCTTGCCGGGTTACGCGACACGAAGGAGTGCGCGGTGACTGAAAAGACCAAGCCCGAACCGACGGTGATGGAGCGGACGGGAACACGGGCGAAGCCCCGGACCGACGAACTCGGAAGCCTGGAGGTCTGGGCCCGATCCGCCCCGATCCGACTGGCCGGCTACGAGGACGACCTGGCGGAAGCGCACATCCTGCCCGGGATCGACTAGTCCGCGAAGCGGTGTCAAGCGCCCCCTCGTGCCCACGCGCACCGGGGGCGCTGTCGTGCCCGCGGCCCTGCCCGACGCCGTGCCCGCAGCCCTGACCGACGCGGCCCCCGCCTCCGGCCCGCCCGCCTCCGGTCGTTCCCCGCCCGGCGGCGGCCCGGTCCCGATGCGGTTCCCCTTCCGGCTACGCCGTGAGCGTCTTCGCCGACGGCGATCACCGCTTCCGCGGCCCGGCCCGGCCCCGGCAGGCTGGCGGGCATGAAACTACTGATGCTGGGTGGTACCGAATTCGTCGGACGCGCGATCACCGAGGACGCCCTGACCCGGGGCTGGGAGGTGACCGTCTTCCACCGCGGACACCACACACCCCCGCCGGGCGTGAAGGTGCTGCAAGGGGACCGGACCGCGCCCGGCGGGCCGGCCGCCCTCGGCGCCGGGGAGTGGGACCTGGTCGTCGACACGTGGGGCGGCGCCCCCACGGCAGTACGCGACAGCGCCCGCCTGCTGCGCGACCGGGCCGGGCGGTACGCGTACATCTCCAGCCGCTCGGTGTACGCCTACCCCGCGCCCGCGGGCCTCGACGAGCACGGCCTCCTGGTCGGGGGCTCACCGGACGCCGGGCCCACCGCCTACGCCGAGGACAAGCGGGGCGGCGAACTCGCCGCCCTGGACGCCTTCGCGGACCGCGCCCTGCTCGCGCGCGCCGGCCTGATCCTCGGCCCGTACGAGAACGTCGGCCGGCTCCCGTGGTGGCTGAACCGCACCGCCCGCGGCGGCCCGGTGCTCGCTCCCGGACCGCGCCGACTCCCGATCCAGTACATCGACGTGCGCGACCTCGCCCGGTGGACGCTGGACGCCGCCGAGGCAGGGCGTTCGGGCGCCTACAACCTGGTCGCCCCGTCCGGACACGCCACGATGGGAACGTTCCTCGAAGCCTGCGCCGCCACCACCGGAGGCCGCGCCGAACTGCGCTGGACCGACCCGGACCGGATCCTGGCGGCGGGCGTGGAGCCCTGGTCCGAGCTCCCCGTCTGGGTCCCCGAGGGCGAGGCCCACGACCACATACACCGCGGGGACGTCTCCAAGGCGCTGGCCGCCGGCCTGACGTGCCGGCCGGTCGAGGAGACCGTGGCCGACACCTGGGCCTGGCTGCGCACGCTCGGCGGGGCCGCCCCGCAGCGCCCCGACGTACCGGCCAAGGGCATCTCCGCGGAGCGGGAGGCCGCGCTACTCGGACTCTGAGCGGTGCGCGTCGGCGAGACGGGTCGGCGGGAGGTACTCGCGCACGAGCGTGCGGTGCCACCAGGCCCCCGTCTCGCGCCGCTCCCGCCAGGTGGTGAACCGGTAGCGGTACAGCAGGGCGCGGACATGGACGGGCGGGGCGTCCGGGAACGGATTGTCGCGCAGCAGTCGCAGCGTGTCCCGGTCGCCCGCCAGCAGCCGCT encodes:
- a CDS encoding NAD-dependent epimerase/dehydratase family protein, which gives rise to MKLLMLGGTEFVGRAITEDALTRGWEVTVFHRGHHTPPPGVKVLQGDRTAPGGPAALGAGEWDLVVDTWGGAPTAVRDSARLLRDRAGRYAYISSRSVYAYPAPAGLDEHGLLVGGSPDAGPTAYAEDKRGGELAALDAFADRALLARAGLILGPYENVGRLPWWLNRTARGGPVLAPGPRRLPIQYIDVRDLARWTLDAAEAGRSGAYNLVAPSGHATMGTFLEACAATTGGRAELRWTDPDRILAAGVEPWSELPVWVPEGEAHDHIHRGDVSKALAAGLTCRPVEETVADTWAWLRTLGGAAPQRPDVPAKGISAEREAALLGL
- a CDS encoding SDR family NAD(P)-dependent oxidoreductase; the protein is MTVTEDSQDHGHAYGPGIDPDRLALCLSVLDELDKLDVDHPDAITVRRATAGLYRTVKQRRRQERRAAKTANDKAVTEATATGSAERIDDETEGILPSSVTEAGRIAGILQRPRSCYVCKTRYVEVDYFYHQLCPACAVENRTRREARADLTGKRALLTGGRAKIGMYIALRLLRDGAHTTITTRFPKDAIRRFKAMEDSADWMHRLEVVGIDLRDPAQSVALADQVSAAGPLDILINNATQTVRRLPTAYAALVEGESAPLPAGELPAHHVIGAFNSGAVDGLAALPVGVSGLEAQKVADLALVAGNASLERHLAGTAIDAGGLLPDVVESNTWVQTIDQISPVELLETQLCNYTSPFILISALRPAMAEAARKAANGRAYVVNVSAMEGVFSRGYKGAGHPNTNAAKAAMNMVTRTSGQEMFQTDRILMTSVDTGWITDERPHFDKLRLAEEGFHAPLDLVDGAARVYDPIVRGEAGEDLFGVFLKDYAPANW
- a CDS encoding transglycosylase family protein, translating into MGVRGRHRRYQPSSINRASLAVTAGGAGIALPLIGAGVAHAASVDTWNKVASCESTNNWRVNTGNGYYGGLQFSQSTWRAFGGTAYAPRADLATKDQQIAVAEKVLKGQGPGAWPHCGKQAGLSRSGPAPAVTPQTQGRSPAAPVVPVARTAPEQGGGPVPTGTSVLPNPYVVAPGDSLSAIATDQHVEGGWQALYETNRTTIGGNPNLIFPGQRLTLRVTTAPALPPPPRQDPEKPPRTADPVTPVEPAAEKPAEKPAEKPAEKPAPPKPVEKPAQKPAEKPAPEPASAQQKPAAGGFSAPVDAALGTAYRVSGSSWSSGYHTGVDFPVATGTTVKSVGPGEVVSAGWAGAYGYQVVIRHTDGRYSQYAHLSALGVKAGQQVSGGQRIGRSGSTGNTTGPHLHFEMRTGPGYGSDIDPLKYLRGHGVRI